A window of the Odocoileus virginianus isolate 20LAN1187 ecotype Illinois chromosome 20, Ovbor_1.2, whole genome shotgun sequence genome harbors these coding sequences:
- the LOC110123631 gene encoding zinc finger protein 585A isoform X3 — MTMPANRTSPQKSLGLAPEERGSSREGSVSFSDVAVDFSREEWQQLDLDQKNLYRDVMLETYSHLLSIEELWQIGDQIESYHQRENRSLRNVAFIKKVLTIQRDYAYKGIRKIIHVSQNIPSPKRPHHQCDLFGSALSYNLDLCNHNRNSESKNINKITEYSKISPYTKQECTPRGEKLQDHNQCGKILSYKQAPSQHQKIHTGVKSYECPEFGNTFTQKSQLKVHLKLHTGEKLYVCIDCGKAFVQKPEFITHQRTHTREKPYKCSECGKAFFQVSSLFRHQRIHTGEKLYECSECGKGFSYNSDLSIHQKIHTGERHHECSDCGKAFTQKSTLKMHQKIHTGERSYICIECGQAFIQKTHLIAHRRIHTGEKPYKCSNCGKSFISKSQLQVHQRTHTRMKLSMCSEYGKVFNNNSNLNTHKKVQIREKSSICTECGKAFTYRSELIIHQRIHTGEKPYECSDCGKAFTQKSALTVHQRIHTGEKSYICMKCGLAFIQKAHLIAHQIIHTGEKPYKCGHCGKSFTSKSQLHVHKRIHTGEKPYTCTKCGKAFTNRSNLITHQKTHTGEKSYICPKCGKAFTQRSDLITHQRIHTGEKPYECSTCGKAFTQKSHLNIHQKIHTGERQYECHECGKAFNQKSILIVHQKIHTGEKPYVCTECGRAFIRKSNFITHQRIHTGEKPYECSDCGKSFTSKSQLLVHQPIHTGEKPYVCAVCGKAFSGRSNLSKHQKTHTGEKPYICSECGKTFRQKSELIIHHRIHTGEKPYECSDCGKSFTKKSQLQVHQRIHTGEKPYVCTECGKAFTDRSNLNKHQTTHTGDKPYKCVICGKGFVQKSVLNVHQSIHT, encoded by the coding sequence AAGAATTGTGGCAGATTGGTGACCAGATAGAGAGCTATCATCAGAGAGAAAACAGATCTTTAAGAAATGTGGCTTTCATCAAGAAAGTATTGACTATACAGAGGGATTATGCATATAAGGGCATAAGGAAAATAATTCATGTGAGTCAAAACATTCCTTCCCCAAAGAGACCTCATCATCAATGTGACTTATTTGGAAGTGCTTTAAGCTATAATTTAGATTTATGCAATCATAATAGAAACAGTGAATCAAAGAACATTAATAAGATTactgaatatagtaaaatttccCCCTATACTAAACAAGAGTGTACTCCAAGAGGAGAGAAATTACAGGACCATAATCAATGTGGAAAAATTCTCAGCTATAAACAAGCACCCTCTCAACATCAGAAAATTCATACTGGGGTGAAATCTTATGAATGTCCTGAATTTGGAAATACCTTCACTCAGAAGTCACAACTCAAGGTACATTTGAAACTTCATACAGGAGAAAAACTCTATGTATGTATTGACTGTGGGAAGGCTTTTGTACAGAAGCCAGAATTCATCACACATCAGAGAACTCATACTCGAGAGAAGCCCTAtaagtgcagtgaatgtgggaaagcctttttCCAAGTATCTTCTCTTTTCAggcatcagagaattcatactggagaaaaactctatgaatgcagtgaatgtgggaaaggcTTCTCTTATAACTCAGATCTTAGTATACATCAgaaaattcatactggagagagacACCATGAGTGCAGTGACTGTGGGAAAGCATTCACACAGAAGTCCACGCTCAAGATGCATCAGAAAATTCATACAGGTGAGAGATCCTATATATGTATTGAATGTGGACAGGCTTTCATCCAGAAGACCCACTTGATTGCACACCGAagaattcacactggagaaaaaccATATAAATGCAGTAACTGTGGGAAGTCCTTCATTTCCAAGTCACAGCTGCAGGTACATCAACGAACTCACACAAGGATGAAACTGTCTATGTGCAGTGAATATGGAAAGGTTTTCAACAATAATTCCAACCTCAATACACATAAGAAGGTTCAAATTAGAGAGAAATCTTCCATATGTACTGAATGTGGTAAGGCATTTACCTACAGGTCAGAGTTGATTatacatcagagaattcacaccGGAGAAAAACCTTATGAATGTAGTGATTGTGGAAAAGCCTTCACTCAGAAGTCTGCACTCACAGtgcatcagagaattcatacaggagaaaaatcatatatatgCATGAAATGTGGTCTAGCCTTCATCCAGAAGGCACACTTGATAGCGCATCAAATAAttcatacaggagagaaaccttataaatgtGGTCACTGTGGGAAATCCTTTACTTCCAAGTCACAACTCCATGTGCATAAACgaattcacacaggagagaaaccctataCGTGCACTAAATGTGGGAAGGCATTCACTAACAGATCAAATCTCATTACGCATCAGAAAACTCATACAGGAGAGAAATCCTATATATGTCCTAAATGTGGCAAGGCCTTCACTCAAAGATCAGACTTGATTacacatcagagaattcatactggggaGAAACCTTATGAATGCAGTACATGTGGAAAAGCCTTTACCCAGAAGTCACACCTCAATATACACCAGAAAATTCACACTGGAGAGAGGCAGTATGAGTGccatgaatgtgggaaagccttcaaccAGAAGTCAATACTCATTGTGCATCAGAAAAttcatacaggagagaaaccctacGTGTGTACTGAGTGTGGGAGAGCTTTCATCCGGAAGTCAAACTTTATTactcatcagagaattcatactggggaGAAACCTTATGAATGCAGTGATTGTGGGAAATCCTTCACCTCCAAATCTCAGCTCCTGGTGCATCAACCAATTCACACAGGAGAAAAACCATATGTGTGTGCTGtatgtgggaaagcctttagtGGCAGGTCAAATCTCAGTAAACACCAGAAaactcatactggagagaagccctacATTTGTTCTGAATGTGGAAAGACCTTCAGACAAAAGTCAGAACTGATTATACACCATAggattcatactggagagaaaccttatgaatgCAGTGATTGTGGTAAATCATTTACTAAGAAATCACAGCTCCAAGTGCATCAGCGAATTCATACAGGAGAGAAGCCTTATGTGTGCACAGAGTGTGGAAAGGCCTTCACTGACAGGTCAAATTTGAATAAACACCAGACAACACACACTGGAGATAAACCCTATAAGTGTGTCATCTGTGGGAAAGGCTTCGTTCAGAAGTCAGTGCTCAATGTGCATCAGAGTATTCACACTTGA
- the LOC110123631 gene encoding zinc finger protein 585A isoform X5, whose amino-acid sequence MLEQGNEPWALQGEGPYQSCPEELWQIGDQIESYHQRENRSLRNVAFIKKVLTIQRDYAYKGIRKIIHVSQNIPSPKRPHHQCDLFGSALSYNLDLCNHNRNSESKNINKITEYSKISPYTKQECTPRGEKLQDHNQCGKILSYKQAPSQHQKIHTGVKSYECPEFGNTFTQKSQLKVHLKLHTGEKLYVCIDCGKAFVQKPEFITHQRTHTREKPYKCSECGKAFFQVSSLFRHQRIHTGEKLYECSECGKGFSYNSDLSIHQKIHTGERHHECSDCGKAFTQKSTLKMHQKIHTGERSYICIECGQAFIQKTHLIAHRRIHTGEKPYKCSNCGKSFISKSQLQVHQRTHTRMKLSMCSEYGKVFNNNSNLNTHKKVQIREKSSICTECGKAFTYRSELIIHQRIHTGEKPYECSDCGKAFTQKSALTVHQRIHTGEKSYICMKCGLAFIQKAHLIAHQIIHTGEKPYKCGHCGKSFTSKSQLHVHKRIHTGEKPYTCTKCGKAFTNRSNLITHQKTHTGEKSYICPKCGKAFTQRSDLITHQRIHTGEKPYECSTCGKAFTQKSHLNIHQKIHTGERQYECHECGKAFNQKSILIVHQKIHTGEKPYVCTECGRAFIRKSNFITHQRIHTGEKPYECSDCGKSFTSKSQLLVHQPIHTGEKPYVCAVCGKAFSGRSNLSKHQKTHTGEKPYICSECGKTFRQKSELIIHHRIHTGEKPYECSDCGKSFTKKSQLQVHQRIHTGEKPYVCTECGKAFTDRSNLNKHQTTHTGDKPYKCVICGKGFVQKSVLNVHQSIHT is encoded by the coding sequence AAGAATTGTGGCAGATTGGTGACCAGATAGAGAGCTATCATCAGAGAGAAAACAGATCTTTAAGAAATGTGGCTTTCATCAAGAAAGTATTGACTATACAGAGGGATTATGCATATAAGGGCATAAGGAAAATAATTCATGTGAGTCAAAACATTCCTTCCCCAAAGAGACCTCATCATCAATGTGACTTATTTGGAAGTGCTTTAAGCTATAATTTAGATTTATGCAATCATAATAGAAACAGTGAATCAAAGAACATTAATAAGATTactgaatatagtaaaatttccCCCTATACTAAACAAGAGTGTACTCCAAGAGGAGAGAAATTACAGGACCATAATCAATGTGGAAAAATTCTCAGCTATAAACAAGCACCCTCTCAACATCAGAAAATTCATACTGGGGTGAAATCTTATGAATGTCCTGAATTTGGAAATACCTTCACTCAGAAGTCACAACTCAAGGTACATTTGAAACTTCATACAGGAGAAAAACTCTATGTATGTATTGACTGTGGGAAGGCTTTTGTACAGAAGCCAGAATTCATCACACATCAGAGAACTCATACTCGAGAGAAGCCCTAtaagtgcagtgaatgtgggaaagcctttttCCAAGTATCTTCTCTTTTCAggcatcagagaattcatactggagaaaaactctatgaatgcagtgaatgtgggaaaggcTTCTCTTATAACTCAGATCTTAGTATACATCAgaaaattcatactggagagagacACCATGAGTGCAGTGACTGTGGGAAAGCATTCACACAGAAGTCCACGCTCAAGATGCATCAGAAAATTCATACAGGTGAGAGATCCTATATATGTATTGAATGTGGACAGGCTTTCATCCAGAAGACCCACTTGATTGCACACCGAagaattcacactggagaaaaaccATATAAATGCAGTAACTGTGGGAAGTCCTTCATTTCCAAGTCACAGCTGCAGGTACATCAACGAACTCACACAAGGATGAAACTGTCTATGTGCAGTGAATATGGAAAGGTTTTCAACAATAATTCCAACCTCAATACACATAAGAAGGTTCAAATTAGAGAGAAATCTTCCATATGTACTGAATGTGGTAAGGCATTTACCTACAGGTCAGAGTTGATTatacatcagagaattcacaccGGAGAAAAACCTTATGAATGTAGTGATTGTGGAAAAGCCTTCACTCAGAAGTCTGCACTCACAGtgcatcagagaattcatacaggagaaaaatcatatatatgCATGAAATGTGGTCTAGCCTTCATCCAGAAGGCACACTTGATAGCGCATCAAATAAttcatacaggagagaaaccttataaatgtGGTCACTGTGGGAAATCCTTTACTTCCAAGTCACAACTCCATGTGCATAAACgaattcacacaggagagaaaccctataCGTGCACTAAATGTGGGAAGGCATTCACTAACAGATCAAATCTCATTACGCATCAGAAAACTCATACAGGAGAGAAATCCTATATATGTCCTAAATGTGGCAAGGCCTTCACTCAAAGATCAGACTTGATTacacatcagagaattcatactggggaGAAACCTTATGAATGCAGTACATGTGGAAAAGCCTTTACCCAGAAGTCACACCTCAATATACACCAGAAAATTCACACTGGAGAGAGGCAGTATGAGTGccatgaatgtgggaaagccttcaaccAGAAGTCAATACTCATTGTGCATCAGAAAAttcatacaggagagaaaccctacGTGTGTACTGAGTGTGGGAGAGCTTTCATCCGGAAGTCAAACTTTATTactcatcagagaattcatactggggaGAAACCTTATGAATGCAGTGATTGTGGGAAATCCTTCACCTCCAAATCTCAGCTCCTGGTGCATCAACCAATTCACACAGGAGAAAAACCATATGTGTGTGCTGtatgtgggaaagcctttagtGGCAGGTCAAATCTCAGTAAACACCAGAAaactcatactggagagaagccctacATTTGTTCTGAATGTGGAAAGACCTTCAGACAAAAGTCAGAACTGATTATACACCATAggattcatactggagagaaaccttatgaatgCAGTGATTGTGGTAAATCATTTACTAAGAAATCACAGCTCCAAGTGCATCAGCGAATTCATACAGGAGAGAAGCCTTATGTGTGCACAGAGTGTGGAAAGGCCTTCACTGACAGGTCAAATTTGAATAAACACCAGACAACACACACTGGAGATAAACCCTATAAGTGTGTCATCTGTGGGAAAGGCTTCGTTCAGAAGTCAGTGCTCAATGTGCATCAGAGTATTCACACTTGA
- the LOC110123631 gene encoding zinc finger protein 585A isoform X4, whose product MLETYSHLLSIGYQVPETEVFMLEQGNEPWALQGEGPYQSCPEELWQIGDQIESYHQRENRSLRNVAFIKKVLTIQRDYAYKGIRKIIHVSQNIPSPKRPHHQCDLFGSALSYNLDLCNHNRNSESKNINKITEYSKISPYTKQECTPRGEKLQDHNQCGKILSYKQAPSQHQKIHTGVKSYECPEFGNTFTQKSQLKVHLKLHTGEKLYVCIDCGKAFVQKPEFITHQRTHTREKPYKCSECGKAFFQVSSLFRHQRIHTGEKLYECSECGKGFSYNSDLSIHQKIHTGERHHECSDCGKAFTQKSTLKMHQKIHTGERSYICIECGQAFIQKTHLIAHRRIHTGEKPYKCSNCGKSFISKSQLQVHQRTHTRMKLSMCSEYGKVFNNNSNLNTHKKVQIREKSSICTECGKAFTYRSELIIHQRIHTGEKPYECSDCGKAFTQKSALTVHQRIHTGEKSYICMKCGLAFIQKAHLIAHQIIHTGEKPYKCGHCGKSFTSKSQLHVHKRIHTGEKPYTCTKCGKAFTNRSNLITHQKTHTGEKSYICPKCGKAFTQRSDLITHQRIHTGEKPYECSTCGKAFTQKSHLNIHQKIHTGERQYECHECGKAFNQKSILIVHQKIHTGEKPYVCTECGRAFIRKSNFITHQRIHTGEKPYECSDCGKSFTSKSQLLVHQPIHTGEKPYVCAVCGKAFSGRSNLSKHQKTHTGEKPYICSECGKTFRQKSELIIHHRIHTGEKPYECSDCGKSFTKKSQLQVHQRIHTGEKPYVCTECGKAFTDRSNLNKHQTTHTGDKPYKCVICGKGFVQKSVLNVHQSIHT is encoded by the coding sequence AAGAATTGTGGCAGATTGGTGACCAGATAGAGAGCTATCATCAGAGAGAAAACAGATCTTTAAGAAATGTGGCTTTCATCAAGAAAGTATTGACTATACAGAGGGATTATGCATATAAGGGCATAAGGAAAATAATTCATGTGAGTCAAAACATTCCTTCCCCAAAGAGACCTCATCATCAATGTGACTTATTTGGAAGTGCTTTAAGCTATAATTTAGATTTATGCAATCATAATAGAAACAGTGAATCAAAGAACATTAATAAGATTactgaatatagtaaaatttccCCCTATACTAAACAAGAGTGTACTCCAAGAGGAGAGAAATTACAGGACCATAATCAATGTGGAAAAATTCTCAGCTATAAACAAGCACCCTCTCAACATCAGAAAATTCATACTGGGGTGAAATCTTATGAATGTCCTGAATTTGGAAATACCTTCACTCAGAAGTCACAACTCAAGGTACATTTGAAACTTCATACAGGAGAAAAACTCTATGTATGTATTGACTGTGGGAAGGCTTTTGTACAGAAGCCAGAATTCATCACACATCAGAGAACTCATACTCGAGAGAAGCCCTAtaagtgcagtgaatgtgggaaagcctttttCCAAGTATCTTCTCTTTTCAggcatcagagaattcatactggagaaaaactctatgaatgcagtgaatgtgggaaaggcTTCTCTTATAACTCAGATCTTAGTATACATCAgaaaattcatactggagagagacACCATGAGTGCAGTGACTGTGGGAAAGCATTCACACAGAAGTCCACGCTCAAGATGCATCAGAAAATTCATACAGGTGAGAGATCCTATATATGTATTGAATGTGGACAGGCTTTCATCCAGAAGACCCACTTGATTGCACACCGAagaattcacactggagaaaaaccATATAAATGCAGTAACTGTGGGAAGTCCTTCATTTCCAAGTCACAGCTGCAGGTACATCAACGAACTCACACAAGGATGAAACTGTCTATGTGCAGTGAATATGGAAAGGTTTTCAACAATAATTCCAACCTCAATACACATAAGAAGGTTCAAATTAGAGAGAAATCTTCCATATGTACTGAATGTGGTAAGGCATTTACCTACAGGTCAGAGTTGATTatacatcagagaattcacaccGGAGAAAAACCTTATGAATGTAGTGATTGTGGAAAAGCCTTCACTCAGAAGTCTGCACTCACAGtgcatcagagaattcatacaggagaaaaatcatatatatgCATGAAATGTGGTCTAGCCTTCATCCAGAAGGCACACTTGATAGCGCATCAAATAAttcatacaggagagaaaccttataaatgtGGTCACTGTGGGAAATCCTTTACTTCCAAGTCACAACTCCATGTGCATAAACgaattcacacaggagagaaaccctataCGTGCACTAAATGTGGGAAGGCATTCACTAACAGATCAAATCTCATTACGCATCAGAAAACTCATACAGGAGAGAAATCCTATATATGTCCTAAATGTGGCAAGGCCTTCACTCAAAGATCAGACTTGATTacacatcagagaattcatactggggaGAAACCTTATGAATGCAGTACATGTGGAAAAGCCTTTACCCAGAAGTCACACCTCAATATACACCAGAAAATTCACACTGGAGAGAGGCAGTATGAGTGccatgaatgtgggaaagccttcaaccAGAAGTCAATACTCATTGTGCATCAGAAAAttcatacaggagagaaaccctacGTGTGTACTGAGTGTGGGAGAGCTTTCATCCGGAAGTCAAACTTTATTactcatcagagaattcatactggggaGAAACCTTATGAATGCAGTGATTGTGGGAAATCCTTCACCTCCAAATCTCAGCTCCTGGTGCATCAACCAATTCACACAGGAGAAAAACCATATGTGTGTGCTGtatgtgggaaagcctttagtGGCAGGTCAAATCTCAGTAAACACCAGAAaactcatactggagagaagccctacATTTGTTCTGAATGTGGAAAGACCTTCAGACAAAAGTCAGAACTGATTATACACCATAggattcatactggagagaaaccttatgaatgCAGTGATTGTGGTAAATCATTTACTAAGAAATCACAGCTCCAAGTGCATCAGCGAATTCATACAGGAGAGAAGCCTTATGTGTGCACAGAGTGTGGAAAGGCCTTCACTGACAGGTCAAATTTGAATAAACACCAGACAACACACACTGGAGATAAACCCTATAAGTGTGTCATCTGTGGGAAAGGCTTCGTTCAGAAGTCAGTGCTCAATGTGCATCAGAGTATTCACACTTGA
- the ZNF793 gene encoding zinc finger protein 793 isoform X1: MIEYQQRPVSFKDVVVGFTQEEWHGLDPAQRALYRDVMLETYSNLVSVGYEGTKPYVILRLEQEEAPWICEAACSGCHCRENIWQVNVHRKRRQGTLLRQGPFISRKTFPKERSHACNKCGKISHLSTDLFPSIQNSSNWDSCGKSVNNNLDLKGFKKNYAKKQDECYGYGKLLQHTKQDRRPNEEKFWECSHCEKAFTHSPALMYKPPATNSLVYKRKRVPPTEKPHVCTECGKAFCYKSEFIRHQRSHTGEKPYGCTDCGKAFSHKSTLIKHQRIHTGIRPFECFFCGKAFTQKSHRREHQRTHTGERPFVCNECGKSFGEKSYLNVHQKIHTGERPYRCRECGKSFSQKSCLNKHWRTHTGEKPYGCNECGKAFYQKPNLSRHQKIHARKNTYRNDLK, translated from the exons ATGATCGAGTACCAG CAGAGACCTGTGTCATTCAAGGACGTGGTAGTGGGCTTCACGCAAGAGGAGTGGCATGGGCTTGATCCTGCACAGAGGGCCCTGTACCGGGATGTGATGCTGGAGACCTACAGCAACCTTGTCTCAGTGG GTTATGAAGGCACCAAACCATACGTGATCCTCCGGCTGGAGCAGGAAGAAGCACCCTGGATTTGTGAGGCAGCATGCTCAGGCTGCCACTGCCGGG AAAACATTTGGCAAGTTAATGTCCACAGGAAAAGGCGGCAAGGCACACTTTTGAGGCAAGGTCCATTCATCAGCAGGAAAACATTCCCCAAGGAAAGAAGCCATGCATGTAATAAGTGTGGGAAAATATCACATCTGAGCACTGACCTTTTTCCTTCAATTCAAAACTCCAGTAACTGGGACTCTTGTGGAAAGAGTGTGAACAATAATTTAGACTTAAAAGGTTTTAAGAAAAACTACGCAAAAAAGCAAGATGAGTGCTATGGATATGGAAAACTGTTACAACATACAAAGCAGGATAGAAgaccaaatgaagaaaaattctgGGAATGCAGTCACTGTGAAAAAGCTTTCACCCATAGCCCAGCGCTTATGTATAAACCCCCAGCAACCAATTCTCTTGTGTACAAACGTAAGAGGGTTCCACCTACGGAGAAACCCCACGTCTGTActgaatgtggaaaagccttctGCTACAAGTCTGAATTCATTAGGCATCAAAGAAGTCACACTGGGGAGAAGCCATATGGATGTACTGACTGTGGAAAAGCCTTTTCACATAAGTCAACCCTCATTAAGCACCAGAGAATACACACTGGTATTAGACCCTTTGAATGTTTTTTTTGTGGGAAAGCCTTCACCCAGAAGTCACACCGCAGAGAACATCAGAGGACACATACAGGAGAGAGACCCTTTGTGTGTAATGAATGTGGGAAGTCATTTGGTGAGAAGTCATACCTCAATGTACATCAAAAAATACACACAGGAGAAAGACCCTATCGTTGTAGAGAATGTGGAAAATCTTTCAGTCAAAAGTCATGCCTCAATAAACATTGGAGAACTCATACAGGAGAAAAACCCTATGGATGCAATGAATGTGGCAAAGCATTCTATCAGAAGCCAAACCTTAGTAGACATCAGAAAATTCATGCTAGGAAGAATACTTATAGGAATGACCTAAAATAG
- the ZNF793 gene encoding zinc finger protein 793 isoform X2, whose translation MIEYQRPVSFKDVVVGFTQEEWHGLDPAQRALYRDVMLETYSNLVSVGYEGTKPYVILRLEQEEAPWICEAACSGCHCRENIWQVNVHRKRRQGTLLRQGPFISRKTFPKERSHACNKCGKISHLSTDLFPSIQNSSNWDSCGKSVNNNLDLKGFKKNYAKKQDECYGYGKLLQHTKQDRRPNEEKFWECSHCEKAFTHSPALMYKPPATNSLVYKRKRVPPTEKPHVCTECGKAFCYKSEFIRHQRSHTGEKPYGCTDCGKAFSHKSTLIKHQRIHTGIRPFECFFCGKAFTQKSHRREHQRTHTGERPFVCNECGKSFGEKSYLNVHQKIHTGERPYRCRECGKSFSQKSCLNKHWRTHTGEKPYGCNECGKAFYQKPNLSRHQKIHARKNTYRNDLK comes from the exons ATGATCGAGTACCAG AGACCTGTGTCATTCAAGGACGTGGTAGTGGGCTTCACGCAAGAGGAGTGGCATGGGCTTGATCCTGCACAGAGGGCCCTGTACCGGGATGTGATGCTGGAGACCTACAGCAACCTTGTCTCAGTGG GTTATGAAGGCACCAAACCATACGTGATCCTCCGGCTGGAGCAGGAAGAAGCACCCTGGATTTGTGAGGCAGCATGCTCAGGCTGCCACTGCCGGG AAAACATTTGGCAAGTTAATGTCCACAGGAAAAGGCGGCAAGGCACACTTTTGAGGCAAGGTCCATTCATCAGCAGGAAAACATTCCCCAAGGAAAGAAGCCATGCATGTAATAAGTGTGGGAAAATATCACATCTGAGCACTGACCTTTTTCCTTCAATTCAAAACTCCAGTAACTGGGACTCTTGTGGAAAGAGTGTGAACAATAATTTAGACTTAAAAGGTTTTAAGAAAAACTACGCAAAAAAGCAAGATGAGTGCTATGGATATGGAAAACTGTTACAACATACAAAGCAGGATAGAAgaccaaatgaagaaaaattctgGGAATGCAGTCACTGTGAAAAAGCTTTCACCCATAGCCCAGCGCTTATGTATAAACCCCCAGCAACCAATTCTCTTGTGTACAAACGTAAGAGGGTTCCACCTACGGAGAAACCCCACGTCTGTActgaatgtggaaaagccttctGCTACAAGTCTGAATTCATTAGGCATCAAAGAAGTCACACTGGGGAGAAGCCATATGGATGTACTGACTGTGGAAAAGCCTTTTCACATAAGTCAACCCTCATTAAGCACCAGAGAATACACACTGGTATTAGACCCTTTGAATGTTTTTTTTGTGGGAAAGCCTTCACCCAGAAGTCACACCGCAGAGAACATCAGAGGACACATACAGGAGAGAGACCCTTTGTGTGTAATGAATGTGGGAAGTCATTTGGTGAGAAGTCATACCTCAATGTACATCAAAAAATACACACAGGAGAAAGACCCTATCGTTGTAGAGAATGTGGAAAATCTTTCAGTCAAAAGTCATGCCTCAATAAACATTGGAGAACTCATACAGGAGAAAAACCCTATGGATGCAATGAATGTGGCAAAGCATTCTATCAGAAGCCAAACCTTAGTAGACATCAGAAAATTCATGCTAGGAAGAATACTTATAGGAATGACCTAAAATAG